A single Gemmatimonadota bacterium DNA region contains:
- a CDS encoding peptide chain release factor 3, producing the protein MSAETEAPQRLAIEVARRRTFAIISHPDAGKTTLTEKLLLYGGAIHLAGTVKARRQSRHATSDWMALERERGISVTSSVMQFDFEGIRLNLLDTPGHQDFSEDTYRTLMAADSAVMLLDNRKGVEERTRQLFDVCRRRRVPIVTFVNKCDRPGTDPLTLLSEVERDLGLDCRPMTWPIFGLTGLVGVYDRRSTRVMLFDRGSDHGATRSVASDLALDDPAFVALVGTAARDQLLDEISLLDQAGHPFDLAAVHAGEQTPVYFGSALTNFGVEPFLHDFLKLAPPPAARPSSIGLVQPDRADFSGVVFKIQANMDPKHRDRIAFLRICSGRFEAGLEVTNTRTGRTMRLAPPQQFLARERTQAEEAWSGDVVGVLDRGTLRIGDTLAEDPTIRFDGIPRFPPEHFARVYPADPLRRKQLDNGLRDLSEEGAAQVFFVDGMSGSAPILGAIGRLQFDVMVHRLEHEYNAPCRLEPIGFGSPRWVAGPEAAVERAGNARGRMLVYDAKGAPVLIFENSSALWGAQHHEKDLTFYEIAP; encoded by the coding sequence ATGTCGGCCGAAACCGAAGCCCCCCAAAGACTTGCGATCGAAGTGGCGAGGCGGAGGACGTTCGCGATCATCAGCCACCCCGATGCCGGCAAGACGACCCTGACCGAGAAGCTGCTGCTCTACGGCGGGGCCATTCATTTAGCGGGCACCGTCAAGGCCCGCCGGCAATCCCGGCATGCGACATCGGACTGGATGGCGCTCGAACGGGAACGCGGCATTTCGGTTACCTCGAGTGTCATGCAGTTCGACTTCGAGGGGATCCGGCTCAACCTGCTCGATACCCCTGGCCACCAAGATTTCTCCGAGGACACCTACCGGACGTTGATGGCAGCCGACAGCGCGGTGATGCTGCTCGACAATCGGAAAGGCGTCGAAGAGCGGACCCGCCAGTTGTTCGACGTCTGCCGGCGGCGGCGAGTGCCGATCGTGACCTTCGTCAACAAGTGCGACCGGCCCGGCACCGATCCGCTCACGCTCTTGAGCGAGGTAGAGCGGGATTTGGGACTCGATTGCCGGCCGATGACTTGGCCGATCTTCGGACTGACCGGGCTGGTGGGGGTGTACGACCGGCGATCCACGCGGGTCATGCTGTTCGACCGGGGTTCCGACCACGGGGCTACTCGCTCGGTTGCCTCGGACCTGGCGCTCGACGACCCCGCCTTCGTGGCACTCGTCGGAACGGCGGCCCGAGACCAGTTGCTGGACGAGATTTCATTGCTCGATCAGGCCGGGCATCCGTTCGATCTGGCGGCCGTCCATGCCGGGGAACAAACCCCGGTCTACTTCGGGAGTGCGCTGACCAACTTCGGCGTTGAGCCATTCCTCCACGATTTCCTCAAGCTGGCCCCGCCGCCGGCGGCCCGGCCCTCCTCGATCGGGCTGGTGCAGCCGGATCGGGCCGATTTTTCCGGGGTCGTGTTCAAGATCCAGGCGAATATGGACCCCAAGCACCGCGACCGGATCGCGTTCCTGCGGATCTGCTCCGGCCGATTCGAGGCGGGCCTCGAAGTGACCAACACCCGAACCGGCCGGACGATGCGCCTCGCGCCGCCGCAGCAGTTTCTGGCCCGGGAGCGGACCCAGGCCGAGGAGGCGTGGTCGGGTGACGTGGTGGGCGTGCTCGACCGGGGAACGCTCCGGATCGGCGATACCCTGGCCGAGGATCCGACGATTCGGTTCGACGGGATTCCGCGGTTTCCACCCGAGCACTTTGCCCGCGTCTACCCGGCCGATCCGCTCCGCCGGAAGCAACTCGACAACGGACTCCGCGATTTGTCGGAGGAGGGCGCGGCCCAGGTCTTCTTCGTCGACGGGATGTCGGGTTCGGCTCCCATCCTCGGCGCGATCGGCCGGCTCCAGTTTGACGTCATGGTGCACCGCCTGGAGCACGAGTACAACGCGCCGTGCCGGCTCGAGCCGATTGGCTTCGGGTCGCCCCGGTGGGTGGCCGGACCCGAGGCGGCGGTGGAGCGGGCCGGCAACGCCCGGGGCCGGATGCTGGTGTACGACGCCAAGGGGGCCCCGGTGTTGATCTTCGAAAACAGCTCAGCGTTGTGGGGAGCCCAACACCACGAGAAGGACCTGACCTTCTACGAGATCGCCCCGTGA
- a CDS encoding TlpA family protein disulfide reductase gives MRKIAGRVVFGLVWAVLLWRLYPHLQTMAGIRNASGRPQFEFASLSGAVVTSDSLRGKVVLVNFWATWCLPCRAEMPLLQAMAERHRARGLVVLGLSRDRGSVQEVQRFLAERGIDYPVAVVGPEAERLFGGVTGYPTSFLIDRAGQVWHQALGPLAMLSFEPAVRRLLAEP, from the coding sequence GTGAGGAAGATCGCAGGCCGAGTGGTCTTCGGCCTGGTCTGGGCGGTGCTGCTCTGGCGACTCTATCCCCATCTCCAGACGATGGCCGGGATTCGGAACGCGTCAGGCCGGCCTCAGTTCGAGTTTGCCTCGCTCAGCGGAGCGGTGGTGACCAGCGACAGCCTGCGTGGCAAGGTTGTCTTGGTCAACTTTTGGGCAACGTGGTGCTTGCCGTGCCGGGCTGAGATGCCGTTGCTGCAGGCGATGGCGGAACGCCACCGGGCACGCGGATTGGTGGTGCTGGGATTGTCGCGCGACCGAGGGTCGGTCCAGGAGGTCCAGCGGTTCCTGGCGGAGCGGGGCATCGACTATCCGGTGGCAGTGGTCGGACCGGAGGCCGAGCGGCTGTTCGGCGGGGTGACGGGGTACCCGACGTCGTTCCTCATCGACCGGGCGGGCCAGGTCTGGCACCAGGCGTTAGGCCCGCTGGCGATGCTGTCCTTCGAACCCGCCGTCCGGCGGTTGCTGGCAGAGCCCTGA
- a CDS encoding DUF2723 domain-containing protein, with protein MTTREPPPYLWAMAAGLVVLGIYIATLAPTTAFWDTSEYIAAAKVLGIPHPPGNPLFVLLAHVFGLLPLAPTYAERINLFAAVTSAGAAGFWFLVSDRWLRAIVPVKLPRLVASFAGVLVGATMWTVWNQSTVNEKVYTVSLFFMALVTWLAVHWGDDEPGPHRDRWLILIAFLLALTSTNHMMGALAAPAVAIYVLWTDWRVLTRPQVLLGVVVVVLVGLTPNYVFLPIRAAQYPPINEGEPIGLSAICALTAGLAKCSQPLSDVINRVQYGKPSVFERQADVVGQLGMYWQYWSWQFAKNWGAGARLATALFTVLGLAGLFQLIKKDRRAGLAAGAMFTTLTLALILYLNFKYGYSMYPERLDITSEMREVRERDYFFLCSFAFFGTLVAAGIGTAMSAVADFFKTRTSESAAWMAALPVGLLGLIPLLGNYASASRAGEFAARDFARDLLESVEPYGIIVTAGDNDTFPLWYAQEVEGIRTDVTVANMSLMNTEWHLKQLVRRQAGDFDPANSIELWKAGPWTKPAGSVLTLTEAQVDSLPEQARAPEASLKFGNVEVSFRNQQVLERKDLATIFLIRDNLGKRPIYFSWSAGGFPDQTLGLTPYLVTQGFVRKLYSEAVTPNGPVVMSAGMGWMDLERTKSLLWNAYRWQSAARPRATGWVDQPSRSILELYAVIYDGIGRTLLQQGDNAGAAQADSVSAAVVKSLRDPGQGKNP; from the coding sequence ATGACGACACGCGAACCGCCTCCGTATCTCTGGGCCATGGCCGCCGGCCTGGTGGTCCTCGGGATCTACATCGCCACTCTGGCGCCGACCACGGCGTTCTGGGATACCTCCGAGTACATCGCCGCCGCCAAAGTGCTCGGCATTCCGCACCCTCCCGGCAACCCGCTGTTCGTCCTGCTGGCCCACGTATTCGGGCTGCTGCCCTTGGCGCCGACCTACGCTGAGCGGATCAACCTCTTTGCGGCGGTCACGAGCGCCGGCGCCGCCGGGTTTTGGTTCTTGGTATCGGACCGGTGGCTCCGGGCCATCGTGCCAGTCAAACTGCCCCGTCTAGTGGCCTCCTTTGCGGGGGTCCTGGTGGGCGCGACGATGTGGACCGTCTGGAACCAATCCACCGTCAACGAGAAGGTCTACACGGTCTCGCTGTTCTTTATGGCGCTGGTGACCTGGCTCGCCGTTCACTGGGGGGATGACGAACCGGGACCGCACCGGGATCGCTGGCTGATCCTGATCGCCTTCTTACTGGCGTTGACCTCGACCAACCACATGATGGGCGCCCTCGCGGCCCCGGCGGTGGCGATTTACGTGCTGTGGACCGATTGGCGAGTCCTGACCAGGCCTCAAGTCTTGCTCGGCGTGGTCGTGGTCGTGCTGGTCGGGCTCACGCCGAATTACGTGTTCCTCCCGATTCGAGCTGCCCAATACCCCCCGATCAACGAAGGCGAACCGATCGGCCTCAGCGCCATCTGCGCCCTCACCGCCGGCCTCGCCAAGTGCAGCCAGCCGTTGTCCGATGTCATCAACCGGGTCCAGTACGGCAAGCCGTCGGTGTTCGAGCGCCAGGCCGATGTGGTGGGGCAACTCGGGATGTATTGGCAGTACTGGTCCTGGCAGTTCGCTAAGAACTGGGGCGCCGGGGCTCGGTTGGCCACCGCGTTGTTCACCGTGCTCGGACTGGCCGGCTTGTTCCAGCTCATCAAGAAAGACCGCCGAGCCGGTCTCGCGGCCGGGGCCATGTTCACAACCCTGACGCTCGCGTTGATCCTCTATCTCAACTTCAAGTACGGCTACTCGATGTATCCGGAGCGGCTGGACATCACCTCCGAGATGCGGGAAGTCCGCGAACGAGACTACTTCTTCCTCTGCTCGTTCGCCTTCTTCGGCACGCTGGTGGCCGCCGGAATTGGAACGGCCATGAGCGCGGTGGCCGATTTCTTCAAGACCCGGACCTCGGAGTCCGCGGCCTGGATGGCCGCGCTCCCCGTCGGCCTTCTTGGTTTGATTCCGCTCCTAGGCAATTACGCCTCGGCCAGCCGAGCCGGCGAATTTGCGGCCCGCGACTTTGCCAGAGACCTACTCGAATCGGTCGAACCCTACGGCATCATCGTGACGGCCGGCGACAACGACACCTTCCCTCTTTGGTACGCCCAGGAGGTGGAAGGGATTCGGACCGACGTCACGGTGGCCAACATGTCGCTCATGAACACCGAGTGGCACTTGAAACAGTTGGTCCGGCGCCAAGCCGGCGATTTCGACCCGGCCAATTCGATCGAGCTCTGGAAAGCCGGTCCGTGGACCAAGCCGGCCGGGTCGGTCCTCACCCTCACCGAAGCCCAAGTCGACAGCCTGCCGGAGCAGGCCCGGGCGCCGGAGGCCTCCCTCAAGTTCGGCAACGTTGAGGTCAGTTTCAGAAATCAGCAGGTGCTCGAGCGGAAGGATCTCGCCACGATCTTCCTGATCCGAGACAATCTCGGCAAGCGCCCGATCTACTTCAGCTGGAGCGCGGGCGGCTTCCCCGACCAAACACTGGGGCTAACTCCGTATCTCGTGACCCAAGGCTTCGTTCGAAAACTCTACTCCGAGGCCGTGACCCCGAACGGGCCGGTCGTGATGAGCGCGGGCATGGGCTGGATGGACCTGGAGCGGACCAAGTCGCTCCTCTGGAACGCGTATCGGTGGCAGAGCGCCGCCCGGCCACGGGCCACCGGCTGGGTGGACCAGCCGTCGCGGTCGATTCTCGAGCTCTATGCGGTCATCTATGACGGGATTGGCCGGACCCTGCTGCAGCAGGGCGATAACGCCGGCGCGGCCCAGGCCGATTCCGTGTCCGCTGCCGTGGTCAAGAGCCTCCGGGATCCGGGCCAGGGCAAAAATCCGTAG
- the purH gene encoding bifunctional phosphoribosylaminoimidazolecarboxamide formyltransferase/IMP cyclohydrolase has translation MTKRALISVSDKRGIVEFCRGLVELGFELVSTGGTAGILAKAGLPVTTVEAVTGFPEILDGRVKTLHPRIHAGLLARPDIEQHRDTLKAHDILRFDLVAVNLYPFQATIARSDVTFEDAVENIDVGGPSMLRAAAKNHQFVLPVVDPTDYPKVLELLAAGGFSPDVGQAFAAKVFSHTADYDNAIAGYLTVKDQGLPPRLNLSAELLLPLRYGENPEQRAALYASEEPRGIRDLKQRQGKELSFNNLLDIDAATSAVAVWKSRPACCIVKHTTPCGLAVGRTALEALDKARATDPLSAFGGVIACNTVIDRALAESLRDLFFEAIVAPSVHAEALAVFAEKKNLRVVELPIGEATGFDWKRVRGGFLVQDRFRFDPGEANWTVPTGRRPTDDELNELRFAWAAVTTVKSNAILIARNEQAIGIGAGQMSRVDAVFMAIHKAKQQRHPTQGAVLASDGFFPFPDGVEEAAAAGITAIIQPGGSVRDAEVIATANRLGIAMVLTGTRMFRH, from the coding sequence ATGACGAAGCGTGCCCTGATCTCGGTGAGCGACAAACGGGGAATCGTCGAGTTCTGCCGCGGCCTGGTGGAACTCGGCTTCGAATTGGTGTCGACCGGCGGCACGGCGGGAATCCTGGCCAAGGCCGGGCTCCCGGTCACCACCGTGGAGGCCGTAACCGGCTTCCCGGAAATCCTCGATGGACGGGTGAAAACCCTGCATCCCCGAATCCACGCCGGTCTCCTCGCCCGACCGGACATCGAGCAACATCGCGACACCCTGAAGGCGCACGACATCCTCCGATTCGACTTGGTGGCCGTCAATCTCTATCCGTTCCAGGCCACGATCGCCCGGTCCGACGTGACCTTCGAGGACGCGGTCGAGAATATCGATGTCGGCGGGCCGTCGATGCTGCGGGCGGCCGCGAAGAACCACCAGTTCGTGCTGCCGGTGGTCGACCCGACCGACTATCCCAAGGTGCTCGAACTGCTCGCGGCCGGCGGGTTCAGTCCTGACGTGGGACAGGCGTTTGCCGCCAAGGTCTTCTCGCACACCGCCGACTACGACAATGCCATCGCCGGCTACCTGACGGTCAAGGACCAGGGCCTGCCGCCCCGCCTGAACCTCTCGGCCGAACTGTTGTTGCCGCTCCGGTACGGCGAGAACCCCGAGCAGCGGGCGGCGCTCTACGCGTCGGAGGAACCGCGAGGGATTCGGGATCTCAAGCAGCGTCAGGGTAAGGAACTCTCCTTCAACAACCTGCTCGACATCGATGCCGCCACCTCGGCCGTCGCCGTCTGGAAGAGCCGCCCGGCCTGTTGCATCGTCAAGCACACGACGCCGTGCGGGCTGGCCGTTGGCCGGACCGCCCTCGAGGCGTTGGACAAGGCGCGCGCCACCGACCCGCTGTCGGCTTTTGGCGGCGTCATCGCCTGCAACACCGTGATCGACCGCGCCCTCGCCGAGTCCCTTCGCGACTTGTTCTTCGAAGCCATTGTCGCCCCCTCGGTCCACGCCGAAGCGCTCGCGGTCTTTGCCGAGAAAAAGAACCTCCGAGTCGTGGAACTTCCGATCGGCGAGGCCACCGGGTTTGACTGGAAACGGGTCCGCGGCGGCTTCCTGGTGCAGGATCGGTTCCGGTTCGATCCGGGCGAGGCCAACTGGACGGTGCCGACCGGCCGGCGACCCACCGACGACGAACTCAACGAACTTCGGTTTGCCTGGGCCGCCGTCACGACGGTCAAGTCGAACGCCATCCTGATTGCCCGGAACGAACAGGCCATCGGCATCGGCGCCGGCCAAATGAGCCGCGTCGACGCCGTGTTCATGGCCATTCATAAGGCCAAACAACAGCGGCACCCGACCCAGGGCGCGGTGCTCGCCTCCGACGGTTTCTTCCCGTTCCCCGACGGAGTCGAGGAGGCGGCCGCGGCCGGCATCACGGCTATCATTCAACCGGGCGGATCGGTGCGCGACGCCGAAGTGATCGCCACAGCCAACCGCCTCGGGATCGCCATGGTCCTGACCGGCACCCGAATGTTCCGGCACTAA
- a CDS encoding phosphoribosylglycinamide formyltransferase — protein MSMMVAVCVSGRGSNLAALLAALPADGPVSIALVLSNRAEAGALDIARGRGIPTAVLAPSSDPGQWFGPLEAAAIDFIVLAGFLKRVPEAVVAAYQGRIINVHPALLPKHGGPGMYGLQVHRAVLAAGETESGATVHLVTARYDEGPILGQARVPVLPGDTPEVLAARVLETEHRLLPAAVLAAATTGRAVPFTLS, from the coding sequence ATGTCGATGATGGTGGCCGTTTGTGTCTCGGGCCGAGGCAGCAACCTCGCGGCCTTGTTAGCGGCACTCCCGGCGGATGGTCCCGTCTCGATCGCGTTGGTCTTGAGCAACCGGGCCGAGGCCGGAGCCCTCGACATCGCCCGAGGCCGGGGCATCCCGACGGCGGTGCTCGCGCCGAGTTCCGACCCGGGTCAGTGGTTCGGGCCACTCGAAGCGGCGGCGATTGATTTTATTGTCCTCGCCGGGTTCTTGAAGCGGGTCCCGGAGGCCGTAGTCGCGGCCTATCAGGGCCGGATCATCAACGTGCACCCGGCCCTGCTCCCCAAGCATGGGGGCCCGGGAATGTATGGCCTGCAGGTGCACCGAGCTGTCCTCGCCGCGGGCGAGACCGAGAGCGGCGCAACCGTACACCTAGTGACGGCGCGGTACGACGAAGGCCCGATTCTCGGGCAAGCCCGGGTGCCGGTCCTGCCGGGCGATACCCCGGAGGTGCTGGCGGCCCGGGTGCTGGAAACCGAACACCGACTCCTTCCCGCCGCGGTCCTCGCCGCGGCGACGACAGGTCGGGCAGTTCCTTTCACTCTCAGTTAG
- a CDS encoding HAD-IIIA family hydrolase — protein MNRPAAFLDRDGTIIADPGYLKDPADVRVLDGAAAAIQDLRRRGMAIVVVTNQSGIGRGFFTWEDYYAVADRMVALLGNAAPDATFACPHYPAVTGPCDCRKPGLKHYLDAAARFGLDLTRSAWIGDRITDLTPASSLGGRGILVRTGVGLDHETEARAEGFEVADDLAAAAALLADPGAKPLSLY, from the coding sequence TTGAACCGGCCGGCGGCGTTTCTCGACCGGGACGGCACCATCATCGCCGACCCGGGATATCTCAAGGACCCGGCTGATGTGCGAGTGCTGGACGGCGCGGCCGCGGCCATTCAGGACCTCCGGCGTCGCGGCATGGCCATCGTGGTGGTCACCAACCAATCGGGAATCGGCCGCGGGTTCTTTACCTGGGAAGACTACTACGCCGTTGCCGACCGAATGGTCGCACTGCTCGGCAACGCCGCACCGGACGCCACCTTTGCCTGCCCGCACTACCCGGCCGTGACCGGACCCTGCGACTGCCGGAAGCCCGGCCTCAAGCACTACCTCGACGCGGCAGCCCGATTCGGCCTCGACCTGACCCGCTCGGCCTGGATTGGCGACCGGATCACGGACCTGACCCCAGCCTCCTCCCTCGGGGGACGGGGGATTCTGGTCCGAACCGGCGTCGGCCTGGATCACGAAACGGAGGCCCGGGCCGAGGGTTTCGAGGTAGCCGATGACCTGGCGGCGGCCGCCGCCCTGTTGGCCGACCCTGGCGCCAAACCGCTCAGTTTATATTGA
- a CDS encoding L-seryl-tRNA(Sec) selenium transferase: MTDGRRSLPSIDRLLQLPAVVELLARVPRNVVVAAAREAVADVRLSAGGPPDDWGAHLVERVAARTAPSLYPVINATGVVLHTNLGRAPLAAAAIDAVVRIGGGYSNLELDVATGSRGNRLDHATSLLAESAGAEDAIVVNNAAGALVLALNALAAGREVVISRGELVEIGGSFRIPDILEKSGAILREVGTTNRTHLADYEQAIGGQTGALLIVHRSNFSMAGFVTSPAPAELAALGAARNVPVIHDAGSGLLLDLSASGLTGEPLISAAAKTADLVVFSGDKLLGGPQAGCIVGRRRWIAALRKNPFARAMRADKLTLAALEATLQLYRDPLRALRDIPVLRMLTTSPAALADRATRLAETVPAGFAPRLEPGQSAVGGGSFPEAELPTMLVTIDPGARGAAAVLLELRLGDPSIVARVTNHRIVFDPRTLADGDVASIGTALGRLAGPD; the protein is encoded by the coding sequence ATGACCGACGGCCGACGGAGCCTGCCCTCGATCGACCGCCTGCTTCAGCTTCCCGCCGTCGTCGAACTCCTGGCTCGGGTGCCCCGGAATGTGGTCGTCGCGGCGGCCCGGGAAGCGGTGGCGGACGTCCGGCTGTCGGCTGGTGGGCCGCCGGACGACTGGGGCGCTCATTTGGTTGAACGGGTGGCGGCCCGCACCGCCCCCTCGCTTTACCCGGTCATCAACGCCACCGGCGTCGTCCTGCACACCAACCTGGGACGGGCGCCGCTCGCGGCGGCCGCGATCGACGCGGTCGTTCGGATCGGCGGCGGTTACAGCAACCTCGAACTGGACGTCGCCACCGGGAGCCGGGGCAACCGGCTCGACCACGCCACCTCCCTGCTGGCGGAATCCGCCGGCGCCGAGGACGCGATCGTTGTCAACAACGCCGCCGGGGCGCTGGTCCTCGCCTTGAACGCGCTCGCGGCCGGCCGCGAAGTGGTGATTTCCCGGGGTGAACTGGTCGAGATCGGCGGCTCGTTCCGGATTCCCGACATTCTCGAAAAGAGCGGCGCCATTCTCCGCGAGGTCGGGACGACCAACCGCACCCACCTGGCCGATTACGAGCAGGCCATTGGCGGCCAAACCGGTGCGCTCCTGATCGTTCACCGGTCCAATTTTTCGATGGCGGGCTTTGTGACCTCCCCCGCCCCGGCCGAGTTAGCCGCGCTCGGGGCCGCTCGAAACGTCCCGGTGATTCACGACGCCGGCAGTGGTCTCCTCCTCGATCTCTCGGCCTCCGGCCTGACCGGTGAACCGCTGATCTCCGCGGCGGCCAAGACGGCGGATCTTGTCGTGTTCAGCGGGGACAAGTTACTCGGCGGCCCGCAGGCGGGCTGCATTGTGGGCCGAAGGCGATGGATTGCGGCCCTCCGGAAGAATCCGTTTGCCCGGGCCATGCGGGCCGACAAACTGACCCTCGCTGCCCTCGAGGCCACCCTGCAGCTGTATCGCGACCCCCTCCGGGCCCTCCGGGATATTCCCGTCCTCCGAATGCTGACGACCAGCCCGGCAGCGCTGGCCGACCGAGCCACCCGGTTGGCCGAAACCGTCCCAGCGGGGTTCGCGCCGCGACTCGAACCCGGCCAATCGGCGGTCGGCGGCGGCTCCTTCCCCGAGGCTGAGCTTCCGACCATGCTGGTGACCATTGATCCGGGGGCCCGCGGCGCCGCAGCCGTCCTCCTCGAGCTCCGGCTCGGCGATCCGAGCATCGTGGCCCGAGTCACCAACCACCGAATCGTCTTCGACCCACGAACCCTGGCCGACGGTGACGTGGCGTCGATCGGTACGGCCCTCGGCCGACTGGCCGGCCCGGATTGA